In the genome of Monodelphis domestica isolate mMonDom1 chromosome 2, mMonDom1.pri, whole genome shotgun sequence, one region contains:
- the SHISA4 gene encoding protein shisa-4 produces MSPPGLPWAPAQQLAGILFFSLLAPLVLADEDCLWYLDGNGSWHPGFDCEASFCCGTCYHRFCCRDLSRIITERQQKHCLAFSPKTIAGIASAVILFIAVVVTTICCFLCSCCYLYRRRQQLRTPLEVQEIPMTGFPIQPMYPYPQDPKAGPAPPQPGFVYPPSGPAPQYPMYPAGPPVYNPAAPPPYMPSQSTYPGA; encoded by the exons ATGTCTCCTCCGGGGCTGCCCTGGGCCCCAGCGCAGCAGCTCGCTGGAATATTGTTCTTCAGCCTGTTGGCTCCTCTGG TGTTGGCAGATGAAGACTGCCTGTGGTATCTGGATGGGAACGGCTCGTGGCATCCCGGGTTTGACTGTGAAGCCTCCTTCTGCTGTGGGACCTGCTACCACCGTTTCTGCTGCAGAGATCTCTCCAGAATCATCACGGAGAGGCAGCAAAAGCACTGCCTGGCCTTTAG CCCCAAGACTATCGCCGGTATTGCCTCAGCTGTGATCCTGTTCATTGCCGTGGTAGTCACCACCATCTGCTGCTTCCTCTGCTCCTGCTGTTACCTCTACCGCCGACGCCAGCAGCTTCGCACGCCCTTAGAAG TTCAAGAGATCCCAATGACAGGCTTCCCCATCCAGCCGATGTACCCGTATCCTCAGGATCCAAAAGCTGGCCCCGCACCCCCCCAGCCAGGCTTCGTGTACCCACCCAGTGGTCCTGCCCCCCAGTATCCTATGTACCCAGCTGGTCCCCCAGTCTACAATCCTGCAG ctCCTCCTCCCTACATGCCATCACAGTCCACTTACCCTGGGGCCTGA